The Lates calcarifer isolate ASB-BC8 linkage group LG7_2, TLL_Latcal_v3, whole genome shotgun sequence DNA window GCACTTAAATGCATCGCTCTTGATTTTAACGCGTCCTGGTTGACAGCAGCGCTCTAATCTGAGGGCACTGTGTGATCTAACATCCAGGCTGCTGAGTAATGACTCCAAGATTACCTCGTCTTGTGATGGATGAGGTAATGCAAGTGGAGGCTCGCTGAAAAGTGCCTTTGATGATTGCAGACAAAGTCCGCTCCCCCTGAAACTTTGAATAATCCCtaacatttcaaatgtttctGCTTCTTTGAAAGCTTTCACAGCATCTGGTTGGACTCTTCCTGGTAAAGACCCTGCAGTGCACAGGGTGCATTCTGTTCAGCCATGAAATCCCAAGTTCATCCACTGGACTCTGTGTCCTCCTGTGCTCTGATTTCTCACTAACTGTCAATCTCAATTTCTCCCAGTCGGCTTCCCTCAGAGTTCAGGAGGTTCAGACCTGATGAATGGCTCTAATCTTCTTCGCCTGACAGCTGTCAATCAGCCTCTCCATGTGTTGTCCTTGTCGCCGTCTCTGTAGTCCAACTGCTTTGCGGTTAAAAAAGCAGGAAGTGATGGAGATGGTAGAGCTCTGTAAGCTTCTCAAGATAAAGTgcctaaaatgtaaaacacagtaGATTAAGGAGCTTCAACTCCTCAGCGTCCTGTTTCATCACACCATCAATAACCCAGGAGTACTCTCAGGATATTTACACATCTCTGCTCAACATCAAAACTTTATCCATCCTTAATGGGAGCACTGGCTTGCAGAGAAGCACAGAATGAAACCCACAAGAGCAATAAGTGAAGAGATAAATTGCAAATACAGATTGAAACAATCTTTTTGTTTTAGCTAAAGCACTTTTAGTGTTCATTACTTAGGGGAAAAGTTTCAAATGACTcaggagtggggggggggggtaatcTGTATAAACTCTTTGTGTCCCTAAGGGGATTGAACTCCTCAGCCGCCCTGCTTCCAAACTTTTTAATCGTTCCACACATGAGGTGATGGTTACCAAATAAAGAGCCCAAACCATTTGCAGTCAGTAGCAGAAGCAGCCACAGCTTCAGCTAATGTCATGTAAATGGTTTTTCTTGCGTCTTCATTCTTCCAGTTTGTTGCTGCATCTCCTGCGTCTTGTGAAAACAGTTAAACTCCATAAGATCACACAAAGCCTTTGAACCTTTGTGTGCCGCTCTCTtaacccccctccctctcatATCTGTGCTGACTCGGAGGCCAAGTGGCCCTGAGCCCAACACCTTCCTGTCACAGTCCACAGGATCTGTGCCACCCTTGAGCTGAGGGGAGGCTGGGGGCTGTGGTCCCACTTTAAGCTGTTCCCAAAGTTCACCCCCTCCTCCAGGGCTCCGTCCCCTTTGCTGTTGTTTGGTCTTCAAAATGTTGCACACCAGGAAGAGCTGATATCACTGTTGTATTGTCCAAAGACTGTTCTCAGAAGCCATTAAGAAATATGTAGCATAGATTTACTTTTTTTAACAAGCTTTTACTTTATCATTAATTAATCcctctggtgtgtttttgttcctcAGATGACATGGTGACATCCAAGTCCAGCCTCTTCTTCCTGATCTCCAGCGAGGGCAACCAGAACCTGTATGTGACGCAGGCCACCCTCTGGCTCTACTTCAAGCTGCTGCCGTCTCCGGTGGAGGTGCGTTCACGGCGGAAGGTGACGGTGAAGGTGTACTACCAGGAGCCCGGCCTCAGCAGCAAGTGGAACCTGGTGGAGAAGCGGGTGGAGCTGAAGCGCAGTGGCTGGCACACCTTCATGCTGACTGACGCCGTCCGGCTGGTGTTTGAGAAGGGCGACCGGCGGCAGAACCTGGACGTGCGCTGTGAAGGCTGCGAGGCGGAGGGTGTCATGCCCATCCTGCTCAACCACAATGACGAGTCCCACCGGCCCTTCCTGGTGGTGCAGGCACGGCAGGCCGACAACACGCACCGCATCCGCAAGAGGGGGCTGGAGTGCGACGGCAGCAGCAACTTGTGCTGCCGCCAGCAGTTCTACATAGACTTCCGGCTGATCGGCTGGAACGACTGGATCATTGCGCCGTCAGGCTACTTTGGGAACTACTGCGAGGGGAACTGTCCGGCCTACATGGCGGGCGTCCCCGGTTCGGCCTCGTCCTTCCACACAGCGGTGGTGAACCAGTACCGCATGCGGGGGATGAGTCCGGGCTCCATGAACTCCTGCTGCATTCCCACCAAGCTCAGCACCATGTCCATGCTCTACTTTGACGACGAGTACAACATTGTCAAGCGGGACGTTCCCAACATGATTGTGGAGGAGTGTGGCTGTGCTTGAGTATGTTTTATTCCTGTTTATTTAAGGTGGAACTGAAGAACTTAACTGTAAACAGATTCACaatattacaacaacaaaaaaagaatatagAAACAGAATATTTATGGACGATGGaaaaaacatgtgcacacacaacctCATCCACACATATCTACACACCCTCATGTATGCCTGCACAAAAacttgtatatatatttatgtttgttgatatattttgttatattcTCTGGTGGAAGACTGTTTCTGTCTAGTCTCCTTCAAAGAGACATGAAGAGTTCGCTTCCAAATCTTTACAATCAATATCCGAAGTTCTTCATTAAGTATCTCTAAGATAGTGAGGATCTGGTTTGCTAAAGTGTTCAAGACTTACATTACCTACTAGCCTTTACAAAGCAGCATCATTTGATGTAACGTTCTGCTCTCAGCCACGTTGTTAGAGTCGATGCCTCTTGTTTAGAAGTGGGTATCGTGTTTTGGAATGAAGCTCTTCATGTATAGAAAATAAACCCAACCTTGAACGTCTCCAGAGGAGGTGTAGGGAGCCTTACATGAGTCACAAAGAAGGTTGGGGTGATTCAACTATGCCTCTTTTAAGAACAGTGTGTGCAACAAACACTTGGGACAAGCACTGACAATGTCTTCACACCAGTCACCAACGTACAGCACTTCTGGCCGGGACTCACATTTACACTTTGTTCCATTCACAATAAAACTGGCTTCAAGCAGATATAAACATTTGGACGCATTCCAGGAATGGATggaaacagaggaacaaaatcTGTAGAGACTTTTCAACAAGGATTCTGTTACACTGACGCTGCCACCAAACCATGAATTAATCCTCCACACTGACAGCTAAAGGCAGACTTACCAATGTGAGGTGTCACACCTGAAATTCAAAGAAATTCTAACTGTTTGGGGGGCGTTTCTCTGACCGTCATTCTCATCCTTTTTACATCTCTGGATTATTCTCTTTCCATTATCTTCATTGTTGAGTTAACACTGAGGCATGATGCTGAAAGCTGGAAAGTTCACCTTCAGCCTAACCTTAACTTCTGATGGGATTTCTACACAGCTTACTAAATGTTGTGGGATGTGAAATGAATTAAATTTGTGGACTCAATGTTCATATTTCCTTTCTAAATTTAGGAATTTGCAGCCTcaaattatttgattatttcccttgaaaaaacatcaactcTCAAATTACAAAACTGATCAGATTAAACCGTCACTATGAGCTGCtcagatttaaaaacactttgattttgATCTTTAACTGTAAAATACGTTAAACACAACAGTAACTTATCTTTAAAGGTGTATTGCAGCCCACTACAATCTGTAGATTTCATTAgtcagaaacaacacaaactatGTCCAGGTCTGCCTAGTCCAGTCCATTTACAAAATCCCAAATGGACGACTAAATCTGATGtacatttcatcatttctgaCTTGTTCCAGACATTCTGACTGGAAGTTTATATTATACGTGACTAGTAATAACTTGACCAAACTTCCACCCTTCCCTCTTGGTCTTGGTATCATTTAAGTTAAAAAGAATCTTCTTGTTTTCCACAGTTTCGGTTGAACAAATACTCTTTTATAGTGTGTGACCAGCACATGAAGATGGTGGAACGACCTCACATTTATCAGTCTTTGTTAATGTTTGGATACTGCAAGCAAAACCTTCCCTCAGCTTCTCCTCGAAGGGGAAAGGGAGGCTCGATTCCCTCCAGTTtctcaaaatcaaatcaaatatttctctcatttcagtcagtgaaagtgaaaagttgCCATATTGCTCAGTTTAGTGATGGTGCAGCTTCGCACTTCCCGACGCACACTTTGATAGCACTTGCAGAATTGAAATGCCTTTAACAAGCCCTATGTGGCGCACCATTGCCCACAGTCCTTCTAAAAGAAATAAGTGCCGCATGAGCTATGCAATGTATAGTATTTACCCATACACCAGACAAGCTGAACTTAAGCTCTAGTGACAAACTATCACCTATACTTGAAATGTAAGTGTAGCAAGCGGGGGCAGGTTGGGCTTCAGCTGGGAGGCAGGAGAAGACAGCAAGTCTCAACAAAATGCTGATGGGATGGTTAAGTCTGACAGAAAGACCATTTATTTGACTCTAACTGCTccacttaaaaataaataaaagtttaaaaagccTCAGTATGTCAGTGTATAACAGCCCTAACACTTCTAACCACAAGTGATGACATTTATGAAATTCTCACTGTTTGGCTGGTGGAAAAATATCAACCCTGTCTTCTAAAAATGACAGTTACGTACTATTAATTGGCTTTGACAAATACGTTCTGGAGGAAAATAtaattgttgctgttttttccagTCCACAAACTGCTAGGTTGTTGGACTGGACAGTTTgttggggtggatggtgggGGGAGAGGACACAGCAGGACTTTGACAAGGTTTCCATCGTCcgctttggttaaggttaggaaaagatggtggttttggttaaatattgaaaaattaaacacagCCTTTCTGTTGAAAAGGAGTCACGACTGGAATAAATGTTGTATCTACTTTAACTGCAGTGATAATGTCAGCTGAAAGTGACATATCTGTgacaaaaatatcaataaattattattaaccACTTCCCCAAGGGGGTCATGAGATAAATTTAAGGGGCTTTGAGATGATTAACACGATTGGAAAGAGTGGAAACATATTGAATTGTTAAAACAGCAGTCTTCCATTTATTCTGTCACTCCCATTATGTCatcattaaatgaaatgtctgaaatCTAAAAAGAGGCTAACTGGGGCTAACTTTGACCCAAATGTGGTGATTTTTGGAGTCTAAATGAAAGTGTCCCTGTGGAGTTCCCATCATGGCCTGTTTGGCACCGTAACACACTTTGAGACACAGTTTCAGGCCTCAGTCACTTTGACATCACTTTGAGATTTTCAGGTTAAACGTTCCAGCGACCTGTTATTTCACTAGTCTATTACATTCTGCTCCCATTCGTAGGCTTCACCACCATGAGGTATACATTTAAGAGAAATACCTGAGGTCCACATACTGCTTATTATCTCACCTTTTCCCGCCTCCTGTCCGACACTCGACCTGGACCTTGCTTGCCACTGTAATCTTTCGCTTATTCTTCAAAGCGAATGGTTGTTAGAATATTTGCACTGAGGACTTGCGTGACTAGTAATaagaaaataaactaaatagaAACTGCcattgaataaaataaaaaaagttatttttatagAAGCAAAATTGAGCTCTGTTCAAATGTATTATACCTAATCATGGAACCAAAGAGGCCAAGAGGTTTAGCTATTGAAAGATGGCACTGCCGtcgtgtttttgttgttgtaaattaCTTTGACAGTTAAAAGAGGCCTAAACACTGTATCAGGGTATAATATCAGTCCATAATCTGCTTAATCTCTTTTCTATTTTGTACCTAGACATGGAATATGTCATATTTTTTCATCAAATTACTTAAATATTCctagttttctttcttctttttgttagCGCTTGTTCCAGAATCATTTAGAGTAAAGCACACGCCATCTGATCCCTGTACAGTTGATGTAACATATGAATAtgcttttgaaatattttgttctttgttattgttgaaaaataaatttcttATTACCAAATGTatggatttgttgttgtgtcatgaCACTGGAGAGCAGTTCCTGGAGGCAAAAATCAAACCCTATCTATCGTTTGGACGGATGGGTCGAACGGTTGACAAACATTCAAAGGTTGTTTGAAAGTTCTCAGTCATTCTTATCaaacaaatgtcaaatcaaAGGGCCCTGGACGTAGTTGTGGATACttaaagacatttcacctctcatcacAGAGGCTTCTGAAATGAAGAAGTCTTTgagtatctacaaccaagtccagttgcccttgattcaacTTTTCTTGGAGCGCTCAGGTTAGTGGTTCTAATCCCAAAATAAGTCTCTGCCAGAAAAAGCAAGGTACCAATACTGTAATCACAtcaaaagaaacagaggaatcACGTCACATCTTGTTGCTACAACAAAGTACAGGCTTTTGCAAACATCACTTCAAAGATGGTGATCGTAAAGCCAGCTGTTGTTGTTCCTTCTTATCACAACATATTTAACATTCAGTTGACGTGATATCTTCCTCTGAAAAACCACAAGGCGCAATTACCTTGGGTGGCTGACGGGTGGTTTTTCTGCCATGTTTACCCACATGTGTCGACACATCTCTACAGTTCATGATACCGGGTCGGAGAAACTCCCTGTATTTGTAATTATCAGCAGAGAAGCTAATGTCAGAGGGGTTTTCCCAGCTGATTGCTAATCCTCTCAGGTCATACTTGATATGTAACATGAATTTAGCATCTCGCTTTGAGGTTCTCGTTCATGTTTTGACCAACTTTGAAATGTGGCCTACATCTCTTTTCATGGAGTTGTTGCCTTGATAATGATTCATAGTGAAATAagcaattacattttaaatagttATGATGACAAACTggttaaaaataatatttacattGATAACAACTGAAATATTCCAACTTGATGAGCAAGGATTTAGTTTA harbors:
- the LOC108873208 gene encoding LOW QUALITY PROTEIN: inhibin beta B chain-like (The sequence of the model RefSeq protein was modified relative to this genomic sequence to represent the inferred CDS: deleted 1 base in 1 codon) → MSSCLFRLALLVACVLSIRCTAAPGTEAEAHTAPRDTCASCGIAQPEDPESGRLNVDFLEAVKRHILSRLQMRERPNITHPVPKAAMVTALRKLHAGKLREDGRVEIPNLDGHPMSNEVLEESSEIISFAEKDDMVTSKSSLFFLISSEGNQNLYVTQATLWLYFKLLPSPVEVRSRRKVTVKVYYQEPGLSSKWNLVEKRVELKRSGWHTFMLTDAVRLVFEKGDRRQNLDVRCEGCEAEGVMPILLNHNDESHRPFLVVQARQADNTHRIRKRGLECDGSSNLCCRQQFYIDFRLIGWNDWIIAPSGYFGNYCEGNCPAYMAGVPGSASSFHTAVVNQYRMRGMSPGSMNSCCIPTKLSTMSMLYFDDEYNIVKRDVPNMIVEECGCA